One window from the genome of Salvelinus fontinalis isolate EN_2023a chromosome 3, ASM2944872v1, whole genome shotgun sequence encodes:
- the LOC129846797 gene encoding zinc finger CCCH domain-containing protein 10-like — protein MPDRDSTYLSGGGGSSSGVGTSVSEEVGSGLGGGTGEGRGGSAGGEDSGSGSGGMGGGGALGNGNNCGGGGAGGPGSEPAPDGVCRDFLRNVCKRGKRCRFKHPDFNEVPDLGVQKNEFVFCHDYQNKECVRSNCRFVHGSKEDEDYYKKSGELPLRLRGKVAAGLGLSPMDLPHSRGEVPICRDFLKGECQRGNKCKFRHVKKDNEYEPARVGVGSVLGPGASGMVNTGGGVGGVGMGACGGMAGLVGGGGGGNMMGMGCPSLGGCRDSGILGVGGVGLSGIGGCISMGASGPRRFDRGPCSAYDPLFESGLYETSPLEAPVDHTMLQLKRRRLEGLRLDGNGGGHYELGVQAALSPRPLEYRFLEEENTLLRRRVDELKKQVSNLMATNEVLLEQNAQFRSQTKVSVMTLSSTPAPSEQTMASPVGSVSSYNHSIAQTHTTLSSAGLQPRTVTLTQQDLVAPTCAPTVPPSNAAPSSAPLPHLNPEITPLSAALVQTIAQGMGPPVSMAPVTVSVAPVAVSMAQPLPGITISHATSPMVSYPIASQSMRITTIPH, from the exons ATGCCTGACCGGGACAGCACCTACCTGTCAGGTGGTGGTGGGAGCAGCAGCGGGGTGGGTACTAGTGTGAGCGAGGAAGTGGGGTCTGGTTTAGGAGGGGGCACGGGAGAAGGCCGGGGGGGATCCGCAGGAGGTGAAGACAGTGGCTCTGGTTCTGGGGGAATGGGTGGAGGAGGGGCCCTGGGGAATGGGAACAACTGCGGGGGAGGTGGAGCCGGGGGCCCGGGGTCAGAACCGGCTCCGGACGGGGTCTGCAGAGACTTCTTGAGGAACGTGTGTAAGAGGGGCAAACGCTGCCGCTTCAAACACCCCGACTTCAACGAGGTGCCAGACCTCGGGGTGCAGAAGAACGAGTTTGTATTCTGCCACGACTACCAGAACAAGGAGTGTGTCCGCTCCAACTGCCGCTTCGTCCACGGCTCCAAGGAGGATGAGGACTACTATAAGAAGTCAGGGGAGCTGCCCCTCAGGTTGAGGGGGAAAGTAGCTGCAGGACTGGGCCTGTCCCCCATGGACCTCCCCCACAGCCGAGGGGAGGTCCCCATCTGCAGGGACTTTCTGAAGGGTGAGTGCCAGCGGGGCAACAAGTGTAAGTTCCGCCACGTCAAGAAGGACAACGAGTACGAGCCGGCAAGAGTGGGTGTGGGGAGCGTGTTAGGCCCAGGGGCCAGTGGGATGGTGAACACAGGCGGGGGGGTCGGAGGGGTTGGGATGGGTGCCTGTGGAGGCATGGCTGgactggtggggggtggaggtgGGGGCAACATGATGGGGATGGGCTGCCCCAGCCTTGGGGGTTGCAGAGACTCGGGTATCTTAGGGGTGGGAGGAGTAGGGTTAAGTGGGATTGGGGGTTGCATCTCCATGGGGGCCTCAGGACCTCGTCGTTTTGACAGGGGCCCCTGCTCGGCGTACGACCCCCTGTTTGAGAGCGGTCTGTATGAGACATCGCCCCTGGAAGCCCCTGTGGACCACACAATGCTGCAGCTGAAGAGACGCAGGCTGGAGGGTCTCCGGCTGGATGGGAACGGAGGGGGGCACTATGAGCTGGGGGTGCAGGCGGCCCTCTCACCCCGGCCCCTGGAGTACAGGTTTCTGGAGGAGGAAAACACCCTGCTGAGGAGGAGAGTGGATGAATTGAAGAAACAG GTGTCAAACCTCATGGCCACCAACGAGGTGCTGCTGGAGCAGAATGCCCAGTTCCGGAGCCAGACCAAGGTGTCGGTGATGACCCTGTCCTCCACCCCAGCCCCCTCTGAGCAGACCATGGCGTCCCCCGTGGGCTCGGTCAGTTCCTACAACCACAGCATCGCCCAGACCCATACCACCCTGAGCAGCGCCGGGCTGCAGCCTCGTACCGTCACCCTCACACAGCAGGACCTAGTGGCCCCCACCTGTGCCCCTACAGTGCCCCCATCTAATGCTGCCCCATCCAGCGCTCCCCTGCCCCACCTCAACCCCGAGATCACCCCGCTCTCAGCCGCCCTGGTTCAGACCATCGCCCAGGGCATGGGGCCTCCCGTCTCCATGGCACCCGTCACTGTTTCAGTGGCGCCGGTGGCTGTATCAATGGCACAGCCTCTGCCTGGCATCACTATAAGCCATGCCACCAGCCCCATGGTGTCATACCCTATCGCCAGCCAGAGTATGAGGATCACCACCATACCTCACTGA